The segment CTGAACATGGCCGTTGTGTCTgaggagaaataaaaacacatttagggGTAAAGTTAAGTGAACGGGTCCTGGAGGAGCTACACAAACCAGCATGTAGCCCAGCGAGGCTACACGGCAGCTCAAAGATGGCCGCCGGTGGAGCAGATTTTAGCAGCACTTTGGGGCGAAGCTATATCTCCACGAAACCAAACTTGAAGCCACACAATAGGCTCAACTTTAAACAGATTGAGACTAAAATATAAGTATATCTAGAATGAGTGGGGGGCCTGCTAGCTGGCGTCACTCCCAGATACAATACCGCCATTGCCCCGGAGCGTCTTTACTAGGTCGTATTTCGTCATATAAAACAGCCATCCGCCGCCACTAAGAGCTTAATCTAACGTATCCGAGCCTTGAGAAGCGTTGCGGCCGGTTCACGCCGTCATTAAACGCCATTAAAGCACATTTAAAGGTGGATAGAGTCCCTTGAAAAGTAGCACGACTAACCTCTGTCAACGACGGCCAAGGAAGAGACCGGACCATCGCGAGAGTTGGTTTAATCCATACGCGCGTCCCATTTAGCTAACGCGAGAGTTGTACGAGTCCACGTTCTGAGGCGGGCGAGAACATCGCGAGAGTTGGTTTCATCCAATGCGCGCGTCCCATTTTGCCATCGCGAGAGTTGAACGAGTAGACGTTCGGAGGCGGGTGTAAACATCGCGAGAGTTGGTTTCATCCAATGCACGAGTCCCGTTTTGTCATCGCGACAGTTGTGTGAGACCACGTTCTGAGGGCATAAGAACATCGCGAGAGTTGGTGTCGGTCGAGTTGTCAACATTACTTTTCTCCTTTCTTGGTCTTCTCTCTGTCGTTGTACTTTAATTAGGAGTAAGTAGACTAATCAGATGCTGTTTTAGGTCTTATAAATAGTTTTATTCGTGTTTTTTGCCTAATTCAGAGCAGTTTGGGCATCTTTTTCCGGCTGTTTTGTTGAATTTACCTCACGTTTTTGtcggtttctttttttgtgtgatttaaaaacacacatcagATCATTGAAAGCTATTGCATTGCGTGTGTGGTTGACGTGGCCATGTCGGCCGCCTCGTGGTGATGTGGAGACTGCCGTCTCTCTTCAGAGCAGCACGCAGGAGCTTCTGCAGCGCCGCGGACGACATGGCGAAGGGCAAGTTCTTCTACGCGGTGCAGAGGGGCTTCACACCCGGAGTCTACGCTTCCTGGTGAGACCGCTAACCCGCCACGttgcacacagaaacacaactcCAGATAAAAGATCATTAAATCACATGTTTATGATGTTAAATGTCCTCCATCAACACGCACACGCAGCCTGCAGTGGGCGTTGCTGCACTTAAAATGGGCACACATTTTCCCCcccaccaaaataaataaatatatatattatttatttatttgtattacatatatattatttattattcatttttattcatttatataaaaatatatatttatatatataaatataattaattaattgttatatatctttatttatacatatattatttattcatttatatatatatatatatttatttaatatatataaatatatttatataatgtattttgtatatatttgtatttatatatatattattttgtatttatttatatatatatagcactaGGACACTGAAACTGTAATCccatcacaatatatatactaataaataaaaagattatCAGGATCATTTGTTCCCCCAAAACTGTTATTTAGGGATGAATGTAAGAACCAGGTGGAACAATTCCCAGCTGCCTCTTTTAAGAAGTTTCTCTCAGAGAAAGATGCCTGGGCGTTCTTCAGAGGGGCCGCTCCGTCTCCAGTTCCTGAGGTGAAGAAAGGTAAACTAACCCAGACCCCCCCCACAAGAGCATATAGTGGCTGTAATCTTAATTATAAGATCTGGAAAGGTCAACAGGGTCCGTACGCTAACGTAAAACCTGGAacagtcctggaattttaaaatggttatttttaggcctggaaaagtctgtTCAAagaaaaaatccccaaagttttggagaagtcctgtaaatgtgttatattcttatgttcatttacgctgagttttaaataatgaatatgcttttaaaagaatgatgctcaaaatataagtcggcgtacgctctttcatactcgcataTTTTTctcgctgcaagtgaacgcaccgtaactgaaaagacataaatgttttattttttaaatctaaactattgtctcattcatttgagtcatataaggttataaactgtatgctttggaattctcattgttagtctAAATACAACATTTGATCACTTCTTCATGTattcaccgagatttcacaacatatTCGGTCATGggaatgtggtttaaagtcctggaaggtCGTTGGTCACCGTGTGTGACCTCTGGTCCAGGAGGTCAACATTCCTCCCGTGTGTGACTATAATTCTGGATCCGCTCTCTGAAAGTCTCTCTTCCCTCGTGGTTCTGCCCTCAGCCTCCCAGAGCGTGGAGCCGGCCCCTCCGCTCCCTCGACGGGACCCGGAGCCCGTGGGCTGCGTGGCCCTCGGCAGGAAGCGGCTCCGCCCGGCGccagagaagaaagaggaggaggaggcgcccccCAAGAGGGCCAGAGCGCCAGAGAGCTCGTCTTCACAGAGCTCGGACGCGTTCACGTACATGGGtgagcaggagaggagatgtTCACACGctgacctgcagggggcgctgttctCTGTACACGGTCAGATGAAACGTGGGGATGTTGTTGATGGACCCTGAACCTCTCAGGCGACGCCGTGGTGGTTTACACCGACGGCTGCTGTTCAAGGAACGGCCAGAAGGGGGCGAGAGCCGGCATCGGAGTTTACTGGGGAGACAACCACCCactgtgagcacacacacacacgcacagagacacacacactcacacagagacacacacagagacacacactcacacacagagacacacacacacacagagacacacacagagacacacactcacacacagagacacacactcacacacagagacacacactcacacagagacacacactcacacacagagacacacacagagacacacacagagacacacactcacacagagactcacacacagagacacagagactcacacacagagacacacactcacacagagacacacactcacacagagacacacactcacacacagagacacacacacagagacacacacacatcatgagaggtttcctttttatttaactGAGTTTTATATTTTCTTCAGAAACGCAGCGGAGCCTCTTCAGGGGAGACAGACCAACCAGCGAGCTGAGATACAGGTCTGACCGGTGCTGTAGAACCTTCTGGAGCGCCTCCATGGTGTgttcaactgtgtgtgtgtgtgtgtgtgtcaggcggCCTGCAAAGCGCTGGAGCAGGCCAAAGAGAACGGCCTGAAGAAGCTGGTCCTCTACAGCGACAGCAAGTTCACCATCAACGGTGAGTCCGTGTGGTTCTGATGGGGAGCCGGTCCAAAGCGGCGCCGACAGACACCGTTAAATACAAAGAGGTTAACGTCTGGATCCAGgttaaaaaaatctgtttttaaatagtttaaacCTCCATCAGTTTGTGATTGGTCAGATGctgcaagccccgcccctttaatGTGAACGCAGCCGGCTCGGTCCGGCTCGTCGGGGTTGGTCGGGCCTCCGTGAGGTGGCGTTGACGtgtcgcggtgcgttcaggtgtcaccAGCTGGGTGAAGACCTGGAAGCTGAACGGCTGGCGGCTGAAGTCTGGAGGACCAATCATCAACAAGGAGGACTTCGTGACGCTGGACCGGCTGAACgcgcaggtggaggtggtctggGTAAATATGCTCGCTGGCTCCGCCTCTCACTCACTAAATGACGTGCACCTCCTCAAAGTCTCACACGTCAGCATCTCTACTGCTCTGAGATATTCTAAGGatttaaataatcaataaagCAGCCGATGACGAGCGCCTGATCGATAACCGCCACATCGCTAAAGGCCACCGGGGGGCGCTAAAGGCCACCGGGGGGGCGCTagaggccaccagggggcgctagaggccaccagggggcgctacaGGCCACCGGGGGGCGCTACAGGCCACCGGTGGGCGCTAAAGGCCACCGGGGGGCGCTAGAGGCCACCGGGGCGCTAGGCCACCGGGGCGCTGAGGCCACCGGGGCGCAGGCCACCGGGGCTAGAGGCCACCGGGGGGCGCTAGAGGCCACCGGGGGGGCGCTAGAGGCCACCGGGGGGCGCTACAGGCCACCGGGGGGCGCTACAGGCCACCGGGGGGCGCTAGAGGCCACCGGGGGGCGCTAAAGGCCACCGGGGGGCGCTAGAGGCCACCGGGGGGCGCTACAGGCCACCGGGGGGCGCTAGAGGCCACCGGGGGGCGCTAGAGGCCACCGGGGGGCGCTAGAGGCCACCGGGGGGCGCTAGAGGCCACCGGGGGGCGCTAGAGGCCACCGGGGGGCGCTACAGGCCACCGGGGGGCGCTAGAGGCCACCGGGGGGCGGCTGAGGCCACCGGGGCGCTAGAGGCCACCGGCGCTAGAGGCCACCGGGGCGCTGAGGCCACCGGGGGCTAGAGGCCACCGGGGCGCTAGAGGCCACCGGGGCGCTAGAGGCCACCGGGGCGCGAGAGGCCACCGGGGGCGCGAGGCCACCGGGGCGCTAGAGGCCACCGGGCGCTAGAGGCCACCGGGCGCTAAAGGCCACCGGGCGCGAGGCCACGGGGCGCTAGAGGCCACCGGGGCGCTACAGGCCACAGGGGGCGCTAGAGGCCACCGGGGCGCTAGAGGCCACCGGGGCGCTAGAGGCCACGGGGCTGAGGCCACCGGGGGCTGAGGCCACCGGGGCGCTAGAGGCCACCGGGGCGCTAGCCACCGGGCGCTAGGCCACCGGGGCGCTAGAGGCCACCAGGCTGAGGCCACGGGGCGCTAGAGGCCACCGGGGGGCGCTAGAGGCCACCGGGGGGCGCTACAGGCCACAGGGGGGCGCTACAGGCCACCGGGGGGCGCTAAAGGCCACCGGGGGGCGCTACAGGCCACCAGGGGGGCGCTAGAGGCCACCGGGGCTAAGGCCACCGGGGCGCTACAGGCCACCAGGGGGGCGCTAGAGGCCACCGGGGGGCGCTAGAGGCCACCGGGGGGCGCTACAGGCCACCGGGGGGCGCTAGAGGCCACCGGGGGGCGCTACAGGCCACCGGCAGCCAGTGGACGTGAGATGAAGATagtttactttatttaaatgaGCTTTTCAATAAacctggtcaaaggtcatgtgatgaggtcacgtgatgagGTCATGACACTCGAtgatcttttctttcctttagtTGCACATTCCGGGGCACGCCGGTTACCGAGGCAACGAGGAGGCCGACAGACTGTCGAGAGAAGGAGCGGCGAAGGCtccaaagaagaggaggagctgaggaggaggaggaggaggagagcaggtttTGGGCTTAGAGAGGACGTCTGTctttatttgtctttctttgtgttttttccctcTGAATAAAGTTTTCTGCTTCAGTCGCCTGGTCAGTGTGTTTGACTGATGTCTCCTCtgaggagagaagggaaggagacaagggatgagagagaggacatgaggataagAATGTCCTCAGAGGAGTCGGGTGTAATACCGGCACCGTCCAGCAGGAGGAGCTCCAGATCGACTGCAGACAAATATTTGAGATTTTATTTCagatccttttgaaaaccaaataaTTGATGATTGTTTAAAATCAACGTGATTATAAAACGACATAAAAAGATCAAAGGATGAAACTGAAACTACGTCCTGGAAATACACATGAGAACTCCCTcatgtgaagaagaggaggagaggaggaaagggatggagagaaggagatgaagaagaggaggccaAAGGATCCATGAGACCGAAGTGTAACTTGAGCGTGGACAAGTTggaagaggagacgaagaggaaaCAAGGcggagacgaagaggagacaaagaggaaacaaggagacgaggaggagaggaggaggaaacaaggaggagacgaagagacgaggaggagacagaggagatgaggaggaaacaaggaggagacgaagagacgaggagacaaagaggagaggaggaggaaacaaggaggagacgaggaggagacaggagatgaggaggaaacaaggaggagacgaagaggagacgaggaggagacaaagaggaaacaaggaggagacgaggaggagacagaggagacgaagaggagacaaggaggagacgaagaggaaacaaagaggagatgaggagacaaagaggaaacaaggaggagacgaagaggagacaaagaggaaacgaggagacaaagaggaaacaaggaggagacgaagaggagatgaagaggagacgaggaggagacaaagaggagacgaggaggaaacaaggaggagatgaagaggagacgaggaggaaacgaagaggagacaaagaggaaacaaggagacgaggaggagacgaagaggagacgaggagatgaagaggagacgaggagacaaagaggagacgaggaggaaacaaggaggagacgaggaggagataaagaggaaacaaggaggagacaaagaggtaacaaggagacaaagaggaaacgaggagacgaagaggagacaaagaggaaacaaggagacaaagaggaaacgaggagacgaagaggagacgaagaggagacgaagaggagaggaggaggaaacaaggaggagacaaagaggagacgaggaggagacaaagaggaaacaaggaggagacgaagaggagacgaagaggagacaaagaggaaacaaggagacgaagaggagacgaggaggaaacaaggaggagacaaagaggaaacaaggaggaaaccaggaggagacgaagaggaaacaaggaggagacgaagagacgaggaggagacaaggagacgagtGAGACCTCGAGTAAACCTGGTGTGAACACTGAAGATCTTCCTCGTTGGACCTTCAGTCTTTCCTCTGTTCCTGAACTcatcgcctcctcttcctcctcttcctcctccactcgtctccttccctccggACTGTAGATGTTTGTGAAACTTGATCCTCTTTGtttctgcagaagaagaacCGAGAGAAGGTTCcagactcctccctccatcgctccctttcctcctccgtcctcctgcGGCCGCTCGCTCGGCGCCGGGCAGGAAGGAGGCTCTGGGTTCCTCGCTCTGACCTTCAGGCGGCGgcgagcggggggggggcgaccCCACCGGAGGCAGCTCAGTCTGAGAGGAGAGCCGGagcgagaggtcaaaggtcgcccCGCCAGCAGCTCCACCTCCTCGCCGGCTGAGCCTCGTTAGCGCGCAGACCGAGGAGCGCTGGCGTCGGGCCACCGGCGCcgcgggggcggggccaaaaCGAGAAACATCCGCTCCACTTAGACGAAGGCTCGAGATGTTCTGCCGGGGTCGAGAGCAGCTCGCCAACACgaggagagcggaggaggaggaggaggaggaggaggaaaactcgagcggcggccatgttggatctgggaggtcacgtgacctcatcgcTCTCCACCAGTTgttacttttcttttctctccttccgGCTTCATCACAGAGAAGTTCCCCTGACTGAGAGCTCTGCAGACGAAGACGACGGTGGAGGATGAAGAAAAAAGGCCAGAATAttgactttttttaaaggttgaaATACCTGTTGAACCATTTGAGACGAAGGagttcctcatctcctcgtctcctcgcttCCTTACCTGAGGAGGAACCGCCACATCACTTTAATGAATCACGCTATTAACCCGACTATTCAACACAATCAAATAAATGCACATTTAATTACACCTTTTGACCTCAAACAGATGATTCATTacgtattatttatatagttgtatatttatttatattattatttatatatatatatatatacatttatttatatatttatttatatatttatatattgtttgtttaccttcaccTGTGagtagccgtgtgtgtgtgtgtgtctgtgtgtgtgtgtgtgtgtgtgtgtgtgtgtgtgtgtctatgtgtgtgtgtgtgtgtgtatgtgtgtgtgtgtgtgtgagtgtgtgtgtgtgtgtgtgtgtgtgtgtgtgtgtgtgtgtgtgtgtgtgtgtgtgtgtgtatgtgtgtgtctgtctgtgtatgtgtgtctgtgtgtgtgtctgttgatgtgtgtgtgtgtgtatgtgtctgtgtgtgtctgtgtgtgtgtctgtgtgtgtgtgtctgtgtgtgtctgtgtgtgtgtgtgtgtgtgtgtgtgtgtctgtgtgtgtgtgtgtgtgtgtgtgtgtgtgtctgtgtgtgtgtctgtgtgtgtgtgtgtctgtgtgtgtgtgtgtgtgtgtgtctgtgtgtgtgtgtgtgtgtctgtgtgtgtgtgtgcgtgagctcCTCCCTGATTGCTCGCTGTTTGAACtcggctcctccgcccgccACGGTCTCACGAGGGGAGATTGTAGATtcggatctggtggttcacgttCGCCAGAGCGCTTGATTGCTCGCTGTTTGAACTCGGGCCTCTCCAGCCGCCGTCCTCTtacgagagaggagagcattGTGGTAGGTCTGATCTGTTCACATGCATTCGCGCCCGCTGATGtttcaggaggaaggaggaaaggaaagaggaggaggagacatctgaggacatgtgaggaagatggagaggaggaatgaggaatgaggaggaatgtgtgtagtagtgtgtgtatctatgtgtagtgtgtgtagtagtgtgtagtgtgtgtagtgtgtgtatctctgtgtgtagttgtgtgtagtagtagtgtgtgtatctatgtgtgtagttgtgtgtagtagtagtgtgtgtagtgtgtgtatctatgtgtgtagttgtgtgtagtagtagtgtgtgtcatgtgtgtatctatgtgtgtagttgtgtgtagtaGTAGTGTGTGTATCTTGGGGCCTGTGAGGCTCTCAGCTCTTAACATGCTGCTCATGTTCATGTCTGCAGCAGCGGGCTGAGATGAGGCCGCCGGTCTGAatcccaacacacactcacacacacacactcacactcacacacacacacacacacacacacactcacacacacacacacacacactcacactcacacacacacacactcacacacacactcacacacacacacacacactcacactcacacacacacacactcacactcacacacacacacactcacacacacacacacactcacacacactcacactcacactcacactcactcacacacacacacacacacacactcacactcacacacacacactcacactcacacacacacacacacacacacactcacacacacacacacacacactcacacacacacacacacacacacacactcacactcacacacacacacacacacactcacacacacacacacactcacacactcacacactcacacacactcacacacacacacacacacacactcacacacactcacacacactcacacactcacacacacacacacacactcacacacactcacacacactcacacacactcacacacacacactcactcacactcacactcacacacacacacacacacacacaccacacacacacacaccacacactcacacacacacacacacactcacacacactcacacactcacacactcacacactcacacacactcacacactcacactcacactcacacacactcacacacacacacactcacacacacacacacacactcacacacacactcacacacacacacacacactcacacacacacacacacacacacacacacactcacacacacacacacacactcacacactcacacagacacacacacactcacacacactcacacacacacacacacacacactcacacacacacacacacactcacacactcacacacacacactcacacacacagacacacacacacacacacactcacacacaccacacacacacacactcacacacacacacacacacacactcacacacacacacacacacacacacacacacacacacacacacacacacacagtaaaggcAGAGTTGTGTCTTGTGAGGAGGAAAACACAATCTGCTgtttcatcctcatcatcaccagcatgggggggggatgtgtgtgtgtgtgtgtgtgggggggggggtgatgtgggggggggtctttacGTGAAACTCACCGCGGCGGCCTCGTCTCCCTCGCgcgtgccgccgccgccgcgtcacGTGACCGCGTGACGCCTCCGGCCGACAGCATCTGCATATTTATGCATAAATTAACTGGTAGAAAAAAAGTTTTGGCTCGTTTCTTcacccgagtgtgtgtgtgtgtgtgtgtgtgtgtgtgggggggggggggcggggcttctcgtGATTCAGACTGCCGTTcataagaggggggggggggtaatatcaCGTAGGCGTGTCTTAATTGACTTGAGGAACAATAAATATCTCCATTAATCTCCTTTAATGCCACGAAATATCCACAGAGATCATGTGGTGACCTTTAAAaggatgatttatttattcatttatttctttattcatttctttattcatctatttattcatttctttattcatctatcgacaaatttccccttggggattaataaagtatatatctatctatctatctatctatttatttatttatctctctaTGTATCTCTACGTGTTGGTGGCCCGGCTGTGAGAAGCTTCCAGCGTCTCCGTCCCCAACGTGTCGGAGTTGTTTCTTGTTTCCTGACTTCTCTCTAAATGTTGAGAAGTGAAAACATGATGAAGATGTCGAGTCCAGTTGTCATGACGAGGCTGAGGGTGGCAGGAGGGCTTCCTGCAGGCAGCGCCCAGGGCACGCTGACTCACGCTGACTCACGCTGACTCATGAGCAGCAGGGTGAGTGTGCCCACGGTAACGACTGCAGGCGTGATCAACGTCTTCATACTTTTCTCCACAGCTTTTCTCTTTCCTCGTCCCGGTAAGTCAGCTCCACGCCGCCGCCCGCAGAgcgccacttcctgttctctccggttgcaaaagaaaacaagatggcgtcggacttgaggcttcaaaacgggagtccacaaaccaacggcTTCCGTTCCTGTAGCTCCTCCTTCCTGATGACATCGTGGAGGTCGTGAGAGACGATTGGTCGACGATTTAAAGAGGTATTTACTATCAAGCTTCCATAAAGTTCAAAGACTCACAAGtttaaatgaagaagaaaaaagatgcgttcaggctctgctcagagaacacgagtactgaaggtagatgataatgttctcatggtgcgttcaggctctgctcagagaacacgagtactgaaggtaaacgataacgttctcatgatgcgttcaggctatgctcagtaaacatgagtactgaaggtagatgataacgttctcgtggtgcattcaggctctgctcagtgaacaggagaactgaaggtagatgataaggTTCTCATGGtacgttcaggctctgctcagtgaacatgagtactgaaggtagatgataacgttctcatggtgcgttcaggctctgctcagtaaacacaagtactgaaggtagatgataacgttctcgtggtgcgttcaggctctgctcagtaaacacaagtactgaaggtagatgataacgttctcatgatgcgttcaggctctgctcagtgaacatgagtactgaaggtagatgataacattctcatggtgcgttcaggctctgctcagtaaacacaagtactgaaggtagatgataacgttctcgtggtgcgttcatgctctactcagtgaacatgagccctgaaggtagatgataatgttctcatggtgcgttcaggctctgctcagtgaacatgagtactgaaggtagatgataacgttctcatggtgcgttcaggctctgctcagtgaacatgagtactgaagttagatgataacgttctcgtggtgcgttcaggctctgctcagtgaacatgagtactgaaggtagatgataacgttctcatggtgcgttcaggctctgctcagtaaacacaagtactgaaggtagatgataacgttctcgtggtgcgttcaggctctactcagtgaacatgagccCTGAAGGtatatgataacgttctcatggtgcgttcaggctctgctcagtgaacatgaggactgaaggtagatgataacgttctcgtggtgcgttcaggctctgctcagtgaacatgagtactgaaggtagatgataacgttctcgtggtgcgttcaggctctgctcagtgaacatgagtactgaaggtagatgataacgttctcgtggtgcgttcaggctctactCAATGAACATGAgacctgaaggtagatgataacgttctcgtggt is part of the Pseudoliparis swirei isolate HS2019 ecotype Mariana Trench chromosome 12, NWPU_hadal_v1, whole genome shotgun sequence genome and harbors:
- the rnaseh1 gene encoding ribonuclease H1 isoform X1, translating into MWRLPSLFRAARRSFCSAADDMAKGKFFYAVQRGFTPGVYASWDECKNQVEQFPAASFKKFLSEKDAWAFFRGAAPSPVPEVKKASQSVEPAPPLPRRDPEPVGCVALGRKRLRPAPEKKEEEEAPPKRARAPESSSSQSSDAFTYMGDAVVVYTDGCCSRNGQKGARAGIGVYWGDNHPLNAAEPLQGRQTNQRAEIQAACKALEQAKENGLKKLVLYSDSKFTINGVTSWVKTWKLNGWRLKSGGPIINKEDFVTLDRLNAQVEVVWLHIPGHAGYRGNEEADRLSREGAAKAPKKRRS
- the rnaseh1 gene encoding ribonuclease H1 isoform X2, translating into MAKGKFFYAVQRGFTPGVYASWDECKNQVEQFPAASFKKFLSEKDAWAFFRGAAPSPVPEVKKASQSVEPAPPLPRRDPEPVGCVALGRKRLRPAPEKKEEEEAPPKRARAPESSSSQSSDAFTYMGDAVVVYTDGCCSRNGQKGARAGIGVYWGDNHPLNAAEPLQGRQTNQRAEIQAACKALEQAKENGLKKLVLYSDSKFTINGVTSWVKTWKLNGWRLKSGGPIINKEDFVTLDRLNAQVEVVWLHIPGHAGYRGNEEADRLSREGAAKAPKKRRS